TTCTTCCGTTGTGCTTATCTGGTCTCTAAAGTGTTTATATTTTCTTTTGATATGCTTAGAAGCCCTTTCGCCGCTGTATTTTTTGCCGTTTCTCTCAAACTCGCACTGAGTTGACTCAATAAATTCAAGTAAATGTTCTACCTCAGGTTTTTGTGATGCCGGTACATCAGCAGATGATTTTAGAACTCCCGAAAACACTAAAGTCATTAAGACAAATGTGAATGTCACTATTTTTTTATTCATATTTAAAAGTATTAGGGTGGTTTACTCAATATCAAGCAGTTTTTAAGCTGAAAGAGAAGATTTATATTCCATAGCCACTTTGACAAAATCTCTAAAAAGTGGATGTGGGACAAGCGGGGTAGATTTAAATTCAGGGTGAAACTGACATCCAATGAACCATGGGTGGTTTTCGAGTTCTATCATCTCGACTAGCTCTTCATCTGGAGAAAGTCCGCTGAATGTGAGACCATTATTAGCCAGAGTTTGACGATATGAATTATTGACCTCATATCTATGC
The nucleotide sequence above comes from Thermodesulfobacteriota bacterium. Encoded proteins:
- a CDS encoding DUF5329 family protein, which codes for MNKKIVTFTFVLMTLVFSGVLKSSADVPASQKPEVEHLLEFIESTQCEFERNGKKYSGERASKHIKRKYKHFRDQISTTEEFIEYSGTKSTISGKDYLVYCDSEQPVTSKDWLMEELVLFREQSS
- a CDS encoding gamma-glutamyl-gamma-aminobutyrate hydrolase family protein (Members of this family of hydrolases with an active site Cys residue belong to MEROPS family C26.) produces the protein VVEFARHICGIKDAHSIEFSEDVVSPVIDLMDHQREINDMGGTMRLGAYPCVLAPNTLAQTAYGSEEISERHRHRYEVNNSYRQTLANNGLTFSGLSPDEELVEMIELENHPWFIGCQFHPEFKSTPLVPHPLFRDFVKVAMEYKSSLSA